A stretch of Allostreptomyces psammosilenae DNA encodes these proteins:
- the cobA gene encoding uroporphyrinogen-III C-methyltransferase translates to MTSPAQRPAPHIYPAGLRLAGRRVVVVGAGHVAQRRLPGLVDAGADVLVIAPTATPAVEAMADAGEIRWERRGYADGDLDGAWYVVVATDAPAVNEAVSAEAERRRVFCVRSDDAERATAHTPATGRSDGVTVAVLAGGDPRRAAAVRDAALDRLRSGELRAPHFRAREGGVALVGAGPGDPDLITVRGRRLLAEADVVVADRLAPRALLDELPADVEVVDAAKIPYGRAMAQDVINETIVERAKAGKFVVRLKGGDSFVFGRGYEEVLACAEAGIPCTVVPGITSSVAVPAVAGVPVTHRGVAHEFTVVSGHVAPDNPASLVNWQALAGMRGTLVLLMAVERIGAIADTLIAHGRDGATPVAVIQEGTTAGQRRVDATLATVAEVVRAEAVRPPAIIVVGDVVAVSRGER, encoded by the coding sequence ATGACCAGCCCCGCACAGCGTCCCGCCCCCCACATCTACCCGGCGGGGCTCCGTCTCGCCGGGCGACGGGTCGTGGTGGTCGGTGCCGGACACGTGGCGCAGCGCCGCCTGCCCGGCCTCGTCGACGCGGGCGCCGACGTCCTGGTCATCGCGCCCACCGCCACCCCCGCCGTCGAGGCCATGGCCGACGCCGGGGAGATCCGCTGGGAGCGCCGGGGGTACGCCGACGGCGACCTCGACGGCGCCTGGTACGTGGTGGTCGCCACCGACGCCCCGGCCGTCAACGAGGCGGTCTCCGCCGAGGCCGAGCGCCGCCGGGTGTTCTGCGTCCGCAGCGACGACGCCGAGCGCGCCACCGCCCACACCCCCGCCACCGGGCGCTCCGACGGCGTCACCGTCGCCGTCCTCGCCGGCGGCGACCCCCGCCGCGCCGCCGCCGTCCGCGACGCCGCCCTCGACCGCCTGCGTTCCGGCGAACTGCGCGCCCCGCACTTCCGCGCCCGCGAGGGCGGCGTCGCCCTGGTCGGCGCCGGCCCCGGCGACCCGGACCTGATCACCGTCCGGGGCCGCCGACTGCTCGCCGAGGCCGACGTCGTCGTGGCCGACCGCCTCGCCCCGCGGGCCCTGCTCGACGAGTTGCCGGCGGACGTCGAGGTGGTCGACGCCGCCAAGATCCCCTACGGCCGGGCCATGGCGCAGGACGTCATCAACGAGACCATCGTGGAGCGGGCCAAGGCAGGCAAGTTCGTCGTCCGCCTCAAGGGGGGCGACTCCTTCGTCTTCGGCCGCGGCTACGAGGAGGTCCTGGCCTGCGCCGAGGCGGGCATCCCGTGCACGGTGGTGCCGGGCATCACCAGCTCGGTCGCGGTTCCGGCCGTCGCCGGCGTCCCGGTCACCCACCGCGGGGTGGCCCACGAGTTCACGGTGGTCTCCGGGCACGTCGCCCCCGACAACCCCGCCTCCCTGGTGAACTGGCAGGCGCTCGCCGGGATGCGCGGCACGCTCGTGCTGCTGATGGCGGTCGAGCGGATCGGCGCGATCGCCGACACGCTGATCGCCCACGGCCGCGACGGCGCCACCCCGGTCGCCGTGATCCAGGAGGGCACCACCGCCGGCCAGCGCCGGGTGGACGCGACGCTGGCCACCGTCGCCGAGGTGGTCAGGGCGGAGGCCGTCCGCCCGCCCGCGATCATCGTGGTCGGGGACGTCGTCGCCGTCTCGCGCGGCGAGCGCTGA
- a CDS encoding TrmH family RNA methyltransferase → MGEIVTIEDPADPRLRDYVDLTDVQLRRRREPAEGLFIAEGEKVIRRALAAGYRMRSMLLTPKWIDVMRDVIADNPAETYAVSPDLAERVTGYHVHRGALAAMARKPPASAADLLATARRIVILEGIVDHTNVGAIYRSAAALGMDGVLLSPDCADPLYRRAVKVSMGAVFTVPYARLDEERWPDGLAAVREAGFRVLALTPGEGATDIREVAGRLPERVAVMLGAEGEGLTARALRAADERVRIPMAHEVDSLNVGAAAAVAFYALA, encoded by the coding sequence ATGGGCGAGATCGTCACCATCGAGGACCCGGCCGACCCGCGCCTGCGGGACTACGTCGACCTCACCGACGTCCAGCTGCGACGTCGCCGGGAGCCCGCCGAGGGCCTCTTCATCGCCGAGGGCGAGAAGGTCATCCGCCGCGCGCTCGCCGCCGGCTACCGGATGCGTTCGATGCTGCTCACGCCGAAGTGGATCGACGTGATGCGCGACGTGATCGCCGACAACCCGGCAGAGACCTACGCGGTCAGCCCCGACCTCGCCGAACGCGTGACCGGGTACCACGTGCACCGCGGCGCGCTCGCCGCGATGGCCCGCAAGCCCCCGGCCAGCGCCGCCGACCTGCTCGCCACCGCCCGGCGGATCGTCATCCTCGAGGGCATCGTCGACCACACCAACGTCGGGGCCATCTACCGGAGCGCCGCCGCGCTCGGCATGGACGGCGTGCTGCTCTCCCCGGACTGCGCCGACCCGCTGTACCGGCGGGCGGTGAAGGTGTCGATGGGCGCGGTGTTCACCGTGCCCTACGCCCGACTGGACGAGGAGCGCTGGCCGGACGGCCTGGCGGCGGTGCGCGAGGCGGGCTTCCGGGTGCTGGCGCTGACACCGGGGGAGGGGGCCACGGACATCCGCGAGGTGGCCGGCCGGCTGCCCGAACGGGTGGCGGTGATGCTGGGCGCCGAAGGGGAGGGCCTCACCGCCCGCGCGCTGCGCGCCGCCGACGAGCGGGTGCGCATCCCGATGGCGCACGAGGTCGACTCACTGAACGTGGGGGCCGCCGCCGCGGTCGCCTTCTACGCCCTGGCGTGA
- a CDS encoding 4a-hydroxytetrahydrobiopterin dehydratase translates to MRYETVDGDEIERRLAELPGWAFEGDALRRRYRLEHVAAAIMVAHIAQVQKELDHHADLTLGYDSVQVATTTHAVGGRVTATDFALAHRIEEVAKAHGASG, encoded by the coding sequence ATGCGGTACGAGACGGTGGACGGGGACGAGATCGAGCGCCGGCTGGCCGAGCTGCCCGGCTGGGCCTTCGAGGGGGACGCGTTGCGCCGCCGCTACCGGTTGGAGCACGTGGCGGCGGCGATCATGGTGGCGCACATCGCGCAGGTGCAGAAGGAGCTGGACCACCACGCGGACCTGACGCTCGGCTACGACAGCGTCCAGGTGGCCACCACCACGCACGCCGTCGGCGGCCGGGTCACCGCGACGGACTTCGCCCTGGCCCACCGGATCGAGGAGGTGGCGAAGGCGCACGGCGCCAGCGGGTGA
- a CDS encoding LLM class F420-dependent oxidoreductase, translating to MSQSSAQPSPPTPPPPESRPFRFGVNLVTTASRDQWAATCRTVESLGFDVLLVPDHIGAPAPFPSLVAAAEVTERPRLGTFVLNAGFWNPTLLAREAAGTDALTGGRLELGLGAGYVRAEFEDAGIEFHPAGERVNHLERTVREVRRRFADKEFLPRPTQPDGPPLLVGGHGRRTLRLAAEHADVVGFTAGRVSRDGKLTLAPREEFAERVRLVREAAAGRAVQPELNLLIQRVLLTEDRRAAVRPFLPYANGMDEEELLRCPVLLVGTAEQIAEQLRRQREEFGISYVTVLEPSMEAFGPVIELLS from the coding sequence ATGTCGCAGTCGTCAGCACAGCCGTCGCCGCCCACACCGCCCCCGCCCGAGTCCCGCCCGTTCCGCTTCGGGGTGAACCTGGTCACCACCGCCTCCCGGGACCAGTGGGCCGCCACCTGCCGCACGGTGGAGTCGCTCGGCTTCGACGTGCTGCTGGTGCCCGACCACATCGGCGCGCCGGCGCCGTTCCCCTCCCTGGTCGCGGCGGCCGAGGTGACGGAGCGTCCACGGCTGGGGACGTTCGTGCTCAACGCCGGCTTCTGGAATCCCACCCTGCTGGCCCGGGAGGCCGCCGGGACGGACGCCCTCACCGGCGGCCGGCTGGAGCTGGGCCTCGGCGCGGGGTACGTGCGGGCGGAGTTCGAGGACGCCGGCATCGAGTTCCATCCGGCCGGGGAGCGGGTGAACCACCTGGAGCGGACCGTCCGGGAGGTGCGCCGGCGCTTCGCGGACAAGGAGTTCCTGCCCCGGCCGACCCAGCCGGACGGCCCGCCGCTCCTGGTCGGCGGGCACGGACGGCGCACGCTGCGGCTGGCCGCCGAGCACGCCGACGTCGTGGGGTTCACGGCGGGGCGGGTGTCCCGCGACGGCAAGCTGACCCTGGCGCCCCGGGAGGAGTTCGCCGAGCGGGTCCGCCTGGTGCGCGAGGCGGCTGCCGGCCGCGCCGTGCAACCGGAGCTCAACCTGCTGATACAGCGGGTGCTGCTGACCGAGGACCGTCGGGCGGCGGTGCGGCCCTTCCTGCCCTACGCGAACGGGATGGACGAGGAGGAGCTGCTGCGCTGCCCGGTGCTGCTGGTGGGCACCGCCGAGCAGATCGCCGAGCAGCTGCGCCGGCAGCGCGAGGAGTTCGGCATCTCGTACGTCACCGTGCTGGAGCCGTCCATGGAGGCGTTCGGCCCGGTGATCGAGCTGCTGTCCTGA